DNA from Deltaproteobacteria bacterium:
AGTTCTGAGTCGCGAATTGAGCGTGGAGATTTATCGTTTGGAGAAGTGGCGCAAAAAGGCGCTGGCTGCTTTATCAAGCGGTTTGAAAGAGAGGGGCGGAGATCTTGTTCAGGCAGACTGAATGCCTTTTGGCTGATCCGTTGAGTGACGCAGTATTGGAGTGATTAGCTCCTGACAGGCTTTTTGAGAAGGTGTGTACGAGAAAGGGGAATTGACTGACTCCTTATATTAATCTGTGGGTCAATATAATGAGGGAATAGTGAGTAATAAGAAGGCCGATTTACCAAAAATCTACCATTTGAACGTACTCGCCGGTATCCTTGATGAGCTCTTTGATTTTCTTCTTTTCATCTTGGTCGTTAATCATTTCCACTTCAGTTGTAAACAGGCCATGGTCGTCTTTCTGGTTTTTGTAGTTCACAATGTATCCCGGAACCATGATATAGCGGCAGCCGCCCACACCGCAGCAGGATTTATCCCAGGCGGTGTAGCCCAAGACGCACAGGACCTCCCGGTCTCCGACAGAAAACCGTAGCTCTTTTTCTACCTCGTAATGGCCGGAGATAGATTCGACTTCCTCCCCTGGTTCGAGATGAATGTATTTCCTGATGGCCATAGTACTTCTCCTAAAGTTCGTGTAATTAAATCCTCGTTTTATATATTTTATCAAAATTATAGATAGGAAGCCAGGACTTTAGCTCCCTGAGGGCTTGCGACATAACTGAGGGTTTCCCTGTTTGCCCCTAGTTTTCGGCTTATAATTGTAGTCTAATTACTACAATTTTTATAATGTCCCGGCAGGGACAATTGAAAATAGCCCGGCCCATTTAGGGTCGGGTCCTGGAATATTCTAAGAATCCAGTCCCATAGGGACGACAGATATTATGTTTATGCGGCGAAAATCTCAAGAAAAGAATGAAATTAAGAATAATTGCTTTTTAGCTTGATCTTTAGTAAGGTGAAGTATCTCAATTTGGTTTTTTTTATTTTATCTGTTGTCTTTTTAATTAATAGAAGACGAAAAGTTATTATCTTTAGTTGTGATGGCTTTCCGTGTCACTCTGCTACGACTGCTTCTGGGCATGCTTAAACAACAACACAAAAACTTAGGAGGGGGGAAAATGGCAGCATTCAAACGTCAATATTTTTTCGGAATTTTTATCGTAATCTCAGTTTTAATGATCACGCTATTTGCTTCCGAACTGACCAGGGTGGAGGCAGCCAAGCCGGGGGATGTCGTCATTGCCACCAGCTCGGCTGTATTTAACTGTAAAGGCGGTGATCCGGCCACCCAGACAGGCGCCCCACCATATGTTAGTCGAACCGTTTTCGACAGCCTGATTTCCGTGACGACTGATCGGAAACCTAGCCCGGCCCTGGCCAAGTCTTACAAGATTGCTGCGGGCTGGAAATACATTGACTTTTTTCTGAGAGACGACGTCAAGTTTCAGAACGGGGAGACTGTGACCGCAGAGGATGTAAAGTACACCCTTGGGAAATACCTGGAGAGAAAATACAGATTTGTATTTCGCCCCATGTGGCGGCGCATTATCAAAGAGGTCGAGATTGTGAATCCGACTCAGGTTCGCGTTCATCTCAAAGAAGCGGACTGGGGGTTTGTAGGCCGCCTCTGGTGGAGCGGCGGCATAATGCCCAAGGCCTATCGTGAAAGGGTCGGGGATAAAGGGTTTAGCAACAAGCCCATTGGAGCCGGTCCGTTTAAATGGGTAGATTATAAGCAGGATCAATGGTTTAAGGTCGAGGCGGTTAAAAACCATTATCGCATGACCCCTAAGGTCAAGTCGTTGAAAGTGATCTATGTCCCGGAACACTCGACCCGGCTGGCCATGCTCAAAGCCGGAGAGGTGGACATAGCTCCGCTACTAGGAGCTCACGTCGGCTCGATCAAGTCCGATCCTAAATTTAAAATCCATTGGACCAAGTTCGTTTCAGGCTCGACCATTGTCTTTGCTGATCTAGTCGCTCCGGACACGCCCAGTCCGTTTCATGACATCCGGGTTCGAAAGGCGGTCAACTTGGCCATTGATCGAAAAATTATCTGCAAGAAGATTCTCTTTGGGGCTTCTGAACCATGGGGAGATATCCTGGCTTCCATTACACTGGGTTATGATCCAAGCCTTAAGCCAGAACCCTATGATCCGGAGAGAGCCAAGGCCTTGCTGGCCGAGGCCGGATATCCCAATGGCTTTAAGACCACCATCAATGTGCAGACGACCTCTATTACGGCCGACGCCCTGGCGGCCAGCCTATCGGAGATTGGTATTAGGGCCAAGGTGGACAAGTATGAATCCGGCGCCTTTTACGAAAGATTCTTCACAAGGAAGTTCCGGGGGCTTATTCCTTATGTGGGCTGGTATGATGTCGAATACAACGCGCCCTCTGAGTTGTCTGACTTCTACCTGAGAAAGGCGTTCCACACTTATTACACATCTGATGAAGTGGACACCATGTTAAGGAAATCCATGTATTCCGAGACAGAAGAGGAGCTGGCAGTCTGGGGGAGAAAGCTATCCAAGGCCATCCGGGAGAGCCTGATTACGGTGTTCCTGTGGGCCAACCACACGCCTTATGGACTCGGTCCCAGGATTAAATACTGGGAGCCAACCATCGGAAGCATTCCCTCTATCGGGTTTGAAACCATCGAGCTCAACCCATAAAATAAATTCCTGAAATATGCTGGGGCCTCCTTATTTAAAAAGAGGCCCCAGCCATTTTCCTGAATCCTGCAAAACCTATTGATTTGAAACCGCCTCTTATTTAATTTCACATCAGGTATAGCCGCGGCGGCGATTCACCCCCCTGAGATCACTCCTTTCCGTGCTTGAGCCAGATCGGGTGCGAGTGATAGAAACCCTCCAAACCGATATCATGCAGCTTGTCGTTATATCCCAGGATGTTCTTACGGACGGCAGTGATGTTCTTTGGATACCACAGCCAGGCGTCTTCATAGTTGTCGTAAATTACCTTTTCGAGTTCCCAGTAAATTTTCTGTCGCTTTCAAATGATTAGTTATTATGGTGCAATAAAAAAGGGATAATTATGGAAAAAGATTTTCGAAGTGGTTTAAAGTTCAGTGCCCGGCCAGTGGGCCATTGATGCTTTTCACTCGTTTATGAGTTCCGCCTTGAGGTCTTTTTTCAAGGTCTTGCCTGTGGGGGTGCGGGGGATTTCGTCTTTAAAGACGATAATTTCCGGGATCTTGTGATTGGCCAGCTGTTCGCTTAAAAAATCTTTAATCATCTCTTCGTTGATCTCATCGTCTGGCTCGAGAACAATAAACGCCGTGACGATCTCGCCCCAGTGGGAGTCAGGTTTACCAACCACGGCTGTATCTTTGATACCTGGCATCTTATGCAGCGCTTCTTCGACCTCGGCCGGGTAAACGTTCACTCCGCCCCGAATGATCATATCCGTGACACGATCCACGATGTAGTAGTACCCGTCTTTATCCCGGATGGCGATGTCTCCAACAGTCATGTATTTTTCTCTAAAGACTTCGCGCGTGGCCTCCTCGTTCTTATAGTAGCCTTCCATGAGAAATGAGTTGTAGATATACAGCTCACCGCGTTCGCCATCCTCGACTTCGTTCCCGTTTCCGTCGAGGATTTTAAACTCATTGTCAAAAAACGGTTTTCCGACACTGGTCGGCCGCTCACGGATTTCCTCAGGGGTAATGACTATGTTCACACCTGTTTCAGTGGCTCCATAAAATTCGTATAAAACCGGACCGAACCGATCAAGAATACCGAGTTTTGTTTGCGGAAAGAGAGGCGCTCCTCCACAGATCAGGGCGCGGAGGCTCGACAGGTCCAGGCGGTCAGTGACTTCCGCGGGAACCTGAAGCAGGGAATCAAGGATGGTCGGAACTACGAAGGAGGAATTGACGCCATATCGGGCAACGTTCTCCAGAAACTCCAGCGGATCGAAGCGCGGCATAAGAATCAGGGTCCCGCCCAGAACAAAGGCGCAGGAAGCAAAAACATAGGGAGCTGAATGGTAAAGAGGGCAGGCCACCAGATGCGCTTCATCCGGCTGGTACTTAAACTGCGCAATGATATGCAAGGCAAACTCGGCCAGCTTCTCCGCACCCCCTTTTCGGGCGGCCCCTTTGGGCTTGCCCGTGGTGCCTGAAGTATAGATCATGCCCGTGCCTTGCTCCGGAGGCAGGTTTTCCAGGTCCACGTCTGGCGGGTTCGCGATCAGGCCTTCGTAATCTACCGCACCATCAAGCGATGTCGAGCCGATACTAACAAAACCCTGGGGAAGCAGGCCCGTATACCGCTTCCGGTGAGGCAGAATGCGGTCGGCAAATTCATGGTAAAAGATGAGGCATTTGGCGTCAGAGTTATTGGTGATGTATTCGATCTCCGGCGGCTTATTCCGGTACCCGACCATGACCAGCCCCACCCTGATCAGAGAAAAAGCCGAGATGATTTCAACATACTCCGGCAGGTTGTAGATCATGACCGTGGCCTTGTCCCCCGGACGCAGGCCCAGCCCGTAAAGGCCCTGGGCCAGGGCCCGGCATCTTTCATGGAGTTTAGACCAGGTAAGGGTCCGCTCCTTCCCAATCGCCACCGGCTTATCCGGGTTAAGTTGAGCTTGCACTTCGACCAGGGACGGCTGCTGTTCATCGGGGATGGTTTCAGACATGAAAATTTCCTTCAGGCTGTGATTTACTTGAAGATAAATTATGTCAGATTGTCAGGTTGAAGTTGGTTATGTAAGATATTTTAAGAAGAATATTTGTTTTGTCAAGGTAACTTCCAGGTCAGTGTTGCAGCAGATGCGGTTTGGTCTCACCGAATTTTTTCTCTATGGATTCCTCTAGTGTTCAAAGTCAGTAAGGTCCGACCCTGAGACAGGACCGTAAAAAGGCAGGTTACCTGTCCAGCTTAAACCTGATCCTCAGCACCGAGCCTTTAAAACTTGTTGATACAATTCGAAACATTCCGATTTCTTTGGTTGATTTGACGTGCGCGCCGATGCAAGGGTAGGCGTCATAATCTTCGATTTTAATAATTCGGATGCGCTCATCTGCATCTTGCGGCAGCCGCTCCAGGTCGTAATGTTCCTCTGCTTCCTCTTTGGTCAGATACTCTTCTTGAACCTTCAGATCCGCCTGGATAACCTCATTGACCTTTTTTTCGATTCGGCTGATCTCTTCATTTGTCAAGGCCCGGCCAAAGTAGTAGTCGCATTTTGATTTTTTCTTTTCGATATGGGCGCTGAAACAGCGGTTACATTGAAACATCCTGACCATGGTTTGGTTCAGGATATGTTCTGCTGAGTGCATCTTCGGGTCTATTTCTTTTTTCATTTGCCGATACCTGGGACCTAATATTTATTGAGTAATTATTTGTGCCATAATGTCTATCCATCAAGCCATTTTTTTCATAAGCCGGTCTATTTTCTGGCCGGGATTCTTTTTAAAATAGTAGAGGTGAGTTTCACAGTGGCAGTCTGAGGAGCCGAACCCTTTCATGATTGTTTTTTCGGAAAACCGGGTGAGTTCCTGGCTCAACGCACACTCCAATTTTTTATTGGACTCAATTTTTTTCACGCTAATTATCGAAGCATGAATCAGGAACCAGTCAATGTGCCAGTGGAGGCGTTTCTTATTGGAAAGGTGGCGGGCTATTCTCATTTCAAGGTTGTTCATGGCCGACCCGACGTAACAGTAAAACCCTTGGGGGAACCTGATCGCAGGCCTCCGGGCTATCTCAATGTCCCCATTATGATCTAACTTTATGATGAGACAATAGGTTCCTTTGTTCATGCTTTTCTAATCTTTAAGCGCTTCAAGAAAAAATGAAAAATATAATTCTAACTCTGCAATATTTTCTTTCAGCCGATGATCTCCATTAATAAGGTGAAGCGTCGCCTGGTTTTTTTTGGCAAATCGGATGATAATTTCAGGAGGAATAATGGTGTCGCGCCAGCCGTGAACAATGGTCACACGGTCTGTTTTTAATGAAAAATCCTGCCTTTCAAAGCCCGGCCAGGACAAGGCGGGCGCCAGGAGAAACAGGCCTTTTACCTGTAGTTCGCCGACCGCACGGGCAGACACGTATCCACCCATGCTAGAGCCGGCTAAAATTATGGGCATTGCAATCGTTTTACAGTGGGCCATCAGTTTTTGAACGCGCTCGTCAGCATTATTCATACCCCGGTAATCTAGAGAGGCCACATCAAATCCCATGTGGCGCGCCACCTCCACCATTGCGGAAATCTTGGCGCCCCAGGGACCTGATTCTTTTCCATGCGACCAGCAGACATGCATCTTGTTCATCGTTTCGTTCCTCTTAAACGGCCTTTCCTTGTTTTGTAAAAGTAGTATGTGAGAAAGGTGTTCTGGTGTCAAGAAAGGCATGGCGAGATCTAAAAAAGTACGATGATGAAATAAAAAAAGATTAAGAAAATCAATATATTATATAAAAACACCAGATGTTGCCCGAAAGTAACACGCACAAGACGTCATCAAAGGTGAAAGCAGTCTTTTTAGAGAGGCGATACCATATATAGAGAAGCTTAATTAATTCACCACAATATGGTGTGTTTTTACTTGACATTTTTTTGATTTTAGGTTTTAATATAAATACAAAGGTAGTAAAGATACTGTCATAAACCATGGGTAACCGCTTCACCTGCCACAAAGGGCGTATGAGGTATGAAAAACCATGGAGGAAAAACGAAAGCTAGAAAGGTTTGCTCTTGAGGTCCCGGCTGCAGTTCAGGTAGTCTCAGGGGCAAACGATCGTAGAAACGAATTACTAAACCTGCTCACTGAGAATATCTGTGCTGGTGGGGCCTATTTTTATACAGACAAACCCCTGCCAGAGCAGACTATTGTCAATATAGACCTGGTTCTTTCTATAGAAAGGCTGAAAAAAATCCAGGGTAAACAGGCTTATATCAAGGTCACAGGGCAGGTGATTCGGGCTGAACCGGATGGGATGGCTATCTGTTTCGACCCTGATTACAGTATCAAACCCGTACAATAATCATTCCTGATCAACCCTTATCCTGCGAAAATCGTAATCAAACCTCATAAGGTCAAGCGCCGCGATCAAGAGCTTTAGACTGTAGCGTTCGGACTTCCTCACACATTTAAATTTTTATCGAGTATTCAATATCTCCTTGGAGTTAAGGATTTTATTTCCTTTGGGTCCTAAGGAATGAGGATGATCTGATTATTCTCCCTTTCAATGGTCTCCTCCATATTTTCCACCTCATCCAGGTTCGGGATCGAATCCGCAGCGCCCGGTCTGGTGGCACATAGAGCCGCAGCTTTATTGGCTGTCTTTATGGCGTATTCCATATCCTGGCCTTTCATCATTGAAGCAATAAAGTACCCGATAAAGGTGTCTCCTGCGGCTGTAGTGTCAACAGGGACAATCTTTTCCGCCGGGACCCTGATTTTCTCCCTGGAATTTTCCAGAAGAACTCCCTGCTCGCCCAGAGTCAGGATTGTTGTTGCTTCAGGGTACTGCTCTCTCATAGAGGCCAGGATCATCTCAGCTTCTTGTTCACCCGTCAGTTCGCCACCCTCAATTTCATTGAGAATGAAACAGCTTACCAGGTTCAGAGGATAATCCAAAACCCGGCGGTCCATGGGGGCGGGATTGAAAGCTATTTTTAAGCCCCGGCTGGCTGCACGCGCGATGATTTCAGGGACAGCATTGATCTCATTTTGCAGAAGGAGGTAATCTCCTGATGTAAATTGAGTCAGGACTTTCTCGATGTAAGCGTCGGTAATCTTTTTATTCGCCCCTCCATATAAAATAATCGAATTTTCACCTTCCTGATTTACCTGAATAATCGCGTGACCACTGGGCTCGTCAATAACTTCAATCAGGGACGTCTTGGCCCCATGCCTCTCTAAAAACCTTTTGAGCCAAAGACCGTCCTGGCCGATCACACCGGCGTGGTAAACCGCTGCTCCG
Protein-coding regions in this window:
- a CDS encoding acyl--CoA ligase, which encodes MSETIPDEQQPSLVEVQAQLNPDKPVAIGKERTLTWSKLHERCRALAQGLYGLGLRPGDKATVMIYNLPEYVEIISAFSLIRVGLVMVGYRNKPPEIEYITNNSDAKCLIFYHEFADRILPHRKRYTGLLPQGFVSIGSTSLDGAVDYEGLIANPPDVDLENLPPEQGTGMIYTSGTTGKPKGAARKGGAEKLAEFALHIIAQFKYQPDEAHLVACPLYHSAPYVFASCAFVLGGTLILMPRFDPLEFLENVARYGVNSSFVVPTILDSLLQVPAEVTDRLDLSSLRALICGGAPLFPQTKLGILDRFGPVLYEFYGATETGVNIVITPEEIRERPTSVGKPFFDNEFKILDGNGNEVEDGERGELYIYNSFLMEGYYKNEEATREVFREKYMTVGDIAIRDKDGYYYIVDRVTDMIIRGGVNVYPAEVEEALHKMPGIKDTAVVGKPDSHWGEIVTAFIVLEPDDEINEEMIKDFLSEQLANHKIPEIIVFKDEIPRTPTGKTLKKDLKAELINE
- a CDS encoding ABC transporter substrate-binding protein; protein product: MAAFKRQYFFGIFIVISVLMITLFASELTRVEAAKPGDVVIATSSAVFNCKGGDPATQTGAPPYVSRTVFDSLISVTTDRKPSPALAKSYKIAAGWKYIDFFLRDDVKFQNGETVTAEDVKYTLGKYLERKYRFVFRPMWRRIIKEVEIVNPTQVRVHLKEADWGFVGRLWWSGGIMPKAYRERVGDKGFSNKPIGAGPFKWVDYKQDQWFKVEAVKNHYRMTPKVKSLKVIYVPEHSTRLAMLKAGEVDIAPLLGAHVGSIKSDPKFKIHWTKFVSGSTIVFADLVAPDTPSPFHDIRVRKAVNLAIDRKIICKKILFGASEPWGDILASITLGYDPSLKPEPYDPERAKALLAEAGYPNGFKTTINVQTTSITADALAASLSEIGIRAKVDKYESGAFYERFFTRKFRGLIPYVGWYDVEYNAPSELSDFYLRKAFHTYYTSDEVDTMLRKSMYSETEEELAVWGRKLSKAIRESLITVFLWANHTPYGLGPRIKYWEPTIGSIPSIGFETIELNP
- a CDS encoding PilZ domain-containing protein, which gives rise to MEEKRKLERFALEVPAAVQVVSGANDRRNELLNLLTENICAGGAYFYTDKPLPEQTIVNIDLVLSIERLKKIQGKQAYIKVTGQVIRAEPDGMAICFDPDYSIKPVQ
- a CDS encoding alpha/beta hydrolase — encoded protein: MNKMHVCWSHGKESGPWGAKISAMVEVARHMGFDVASLDYRGMNNADERVQKLMAHCKTIAMPIILAGSSMGGYVSARAVGELQVKGLFLLAPALSWPGFERQDFSLKTDRVTIVHGWRDTIIPPEIIIRFAKKNQATLHLINGDHRLKENIAELELYFSFFLEALKD
- a CDS encoding GIY-YIG nuclease family protein — protein: MNKGTYCLIIKLDHNGDIEIARRPAIRFPQGFYCYVGSAMNNLEMRIARHLSNKKRLHWHIDWFLIHASIISVKKIESNKKLECALSQELTRFSEKTIMKGFGSSDCHCETHLYYFKKNPGQKIDRLMKKMA
- a CDS encoding ribokinase; this encodes MKILNFGSLNIDHVYMVEHFVRPGETLNSKSFQQFCGGKGLNQSVALAHAGAAVYHAGVIGQDGLWLKRFLERHGAKTSLIEVIDEPSGHAIIQVNQEGENSIILYGGANKKITDAYIEKVLTQFTSGDYLLLQNEINAVPEIIARAASRGLKIAFNPAPMDRRVLDYPLNLVSCFILNEIEGGELTGEQEAEMILASMREQYPEATTILTLGEQGVLLENSREKIRVPAEKIVPVDTTAAGDTFIGYFIASMMKGQDMEYAIKTANKAAALCATRPGAADSIPNLDEVENMEETIERENNQIILIP